One Fimbriimonadia bacterium genomic window, GCGGGCCCTGAGAACCGATATTAATGCCGTGGGCCCTGGCATTCCGAATCGAATAGCCCCTGTACGGCACTGGGTGGAGGATGGGACCTAGCGAGGGCTGGGCGCGAGTCGCGCTCGTCACCGGCCCTGACTGGACCCATGCGCCGTCAGTCGCTGACGCGCTGCGAACGGCTGGGCTGGTGTTTCGCAAGTACTCCGCGGACCAGATCGAGGCCGCGTGCTCCTATGCACAGATACTGATCGTGCCCCCGCTGCCCGACACTCCGGAGGCTGCAACGCTCCTTGCCCGCCATGTCGAAGAGGGCGGCTCCCTCATCTGCATCGGTGACACCTGCGGGCTGAACGCCTATCTCGGTGTACGCTCTCCAAGCGAGAACTGCGAGTTCGGCGAAGGCTACCTGGCTCCGGTCAGCGAACACTTCCTGCTGGGTGACGAGACCGTTCCCATCCACTGCATCGGTGGGCAGTGCGTGGTGGCTGACGGCACCATGACCCTTGCCCAACTCCTGGACCGCCACGGAAAGCCGACGGGCCTGTGCGGCCTCTCGGTGCAGGAACACGGCTCGTCCACGGCCATCTATATCGCCCCAGACCTCGGCTTGACGGCGGTTAGACTGAGGCAGGGCAGCTACGTGGAGATGGATGGGATACCCGCGTCCGACGGCACCGCGAAGATTCGCGACGGCATCTTGCGTAGCGAGGACGGCTCGGTGCTCGATTGGGACTTCGACCGCTCCACCGACCTAGCGGGCGAGCCGCCGGCTTTCTTGCTTCCGGCGGTGGATCGGTTGGTAGGGATAGTAGTGCGTGCGGCCGCGTACGCCGCAGAGCGGATGAGCCTACCGCTTCTTCTTCTCTGGCCGCATCCGAACGGTGCGGTAGCAACGGGCATGGTGTCCTTCGGCACCGACGGCACCGACGTGCAGAACGTGCAGACCATCCTGCATCAGGCCACCCTGGTCGGTCTTCGCGCGACATGGTGCCTGCGCAGCCCCGGCTTCAGCCTGGACGTGGCGAAGGCGCTGCGCACCCGGGACCACGAGGTGGCGCTGCAATTCGAAGTGAACGAGCCCGAAGACTGGGCGTCAGACAGGCTGAGCTTCCAGCAGACGCGTATGAGTCGCTCATTGGGAACGCGACAGCTACTGTCCACAAGCATTCAGGATGGAAGGTGGCATGGGCGCAACGAGTTCTGGGAATGGTGTGCTCGGGTGGGCATCGAGGCGGAAATCGGGCGAATGCCACGACAGCCGGGAAACGTCGGGTCCATATTTGGAACCTGTCGGCCCTTCCGACCTGCGCGGCGAGACGGGTCGCTGCTGCCCGTGCTCAGCATTCCGTGCCTTGCCGCGGACATAGGCAAGGGTGTCTCATCGGCACGCGCCCTCGAGATTCTGGAGCACGCGGTAAGATCGCATGGGGTCGTTCACTTCTTCTTCGAGACGCGCTCCTTCGAAGAAAAGACGGTGTCCGAGGCGTTCCGCAACTTTATGGCGCACGCACGTCCAAGAGGGATCGAGTGGGCCACCGCCGAGGAGATAGTGCAGAGAATGAAGGCCGTGCGAACCATGCGAGTGGATCTGAGTTTCGCCGACGAGGGGCTTGCCGTGGTGTTGCACCCCGAGTACGAGATGCCGGAAGCGGCGTTGTGCATTACCGGAGACACGATAGTGGGTGCTACGGCGCTGCAGAAGAGGTTGCGAGTGACTCGAGTGGTTAGGTATGGGATTCCGTGCTGCTCGGTCACCGTAGATTTGAACGCTCAGTGCCCAACCTATGTCACCCTCGAACGCACCGCCCCAGCCGAGATGACGAGCTAGTCGGCGAGCACCCTATCGTCCCCGACACGGCGGGTAAAGTGGATCGAATCGAGGTACTCCACCAGCGGCACAGCGTACTTGCGAGACGTCTGTGTTAGGTCCCTGAACGCTGCAACGGTCAGTCCGCCCGTGCAGCCGACCTTCTCACGTACCAGTCGCTTGATCTCCTCTACCGTCTCCACCGGGTAGTACAGATCATCGCTTACCTTCACCACCCGACCAAGATTGCGTGCGAGGCGCAGTACCTCGTTGATCGCAGGTTCGGGCAGTCCTGCAACACGCGGGAGTTCACTGACCGTCGGCACGCGAAAGCTTGCGTCCAGCAGCAGTTTCACCACGCGGTCCACCAGAGCCTGCTGTTTTTCCGAGACCTGCACGTGGAAGTCGGCGAGTCTAACGCCCGCGCCGCTACTAACGACCAGACCATCGTCCGAGAGCCGAGCCAGCGCTGCGTCCAGAGCCTTGGGGTCGTCTTGTATCGGCGTCGCGGCGGCCCATGTCGCTTTCGGCATCATCGGCGTAGTCGTGTGACTCGCATGGTAAGTGCGAATCGGCCGCACAAGGGCCTCCTTCAACGCCTCCCAGCCTCGTAGTGTTAGTATCCGCTCGCCTAGCGTGATCACCCGCCCGGACGCACCCAGTCGTTCTACGATGTCGCGGGCTTCGGCGGGCTGCAGGCCACACAGACGCCCAATCTGCACGAAATCCAGCCCGGATGCGCTCGAGTCGAGTGCTGCCAGTACTGCTTCTTCCGGCGATGCAGACAACGCGTCTGCAAACGCCTCCGACTCGATCTGTGCCCGCTTGCGTCTAGGTGCGATTGGTAGTACGATCTGCCCTCCGCCGATGGTGATCCCAGGCGAATAGCGACGTAACACGAACCGGTCCCCTTTCGCACATGCGATCGGCGACTCGCATCGCAGTTGCACGGCGCCAGTCTCGCCGCTCCCGATCTCGTCCATTGATGATCCCAGTGCGACCCGCGCGATCACCTCCGCCGTGCCGATGTGCAGGCGAACGCGTACCCCATGCTTGAGTGGCGGGGCGTCGCGCAGCAACGTGATCAAGGCGTCGCAGCAGAGTGTCTCCTCGCACGCGCCACGCGCGGACAACATTTGACCCCTATGCAACTTCTCCTTCGCCACGCCGGTCAGGTTCGCGGCCACCCTCTGACCTGCGACTGCTCGGGAGACTTTCTTTCCATGCACCTGCAATCCGCGTATGCGGCAATCCAGCGAGCCGGGGACTAACACATAGCTGGCACCCTCTGCCAACGTTCCAGCTACCAGCGTACCTGTCACCACCGTTCCGAATCCTGTCATGGTGAACACACGATCCACTGGCATGCGCGCCGGTGCGCCCGTGTCTCTGGCCGGCATGCGCTCCAATGCAGAGTCCAGCGTCTCGCGCAGTTCGTCCAAGCCGCTTCCCGTGACGGCAGACGTCTCCACGATTGTCGGTTCAGGCAGCTTGCGTTCCTCGAGCAGCGTACGAACATCCTCGGCGGCTAGCGCTCGCATCTCCCCATCCGCCAGGTCGCACTTGGTCAGCGCCACGACCACTCCGTGCACGTCGAGCAAACTGAGAATGTCGAGGTGCTCTCGTGTCTGTGGCATCACACCCTCGTCCGCAGCAACCACTAACAGTGCGAGGTCCACACCGCCCGCGCCTGCCAGCATGTTCTTCAGGAATCTCTCGTGCCCAGGCACGTCCACGATGCCCACACGTCCGGAGCGCGGAAGATCCAACCACGCGAAGCCGAGATCGATTGTCATGCCACGCTGCTGCTCTTCACGCAGACGGTCGGGGTCGATGCCTGTTAGAGCTTTGA contains:
- the selB gene encoding selenocysteine-specific translation elongation factor, translating into MKPLIIGTAGHVDHGKSTLIKALTGIDPDRLREEQQRGMTIDLGFAWLDLPRSGRVGIVDVPGHERFLKNMLAGAGGVDLALLVVAADEGVMPQTREHLDILSLLDVHGVVVALTKCDLADGEMRALAAEDVRTLLEERKLPEPTIVETSAVTGSGLDELRETLDSALERMPARDTGAPARMPVDRVFTMTGFGTVVTGTLVAGTLAEGASYVLVPGSLDCRIRGLQVHGKKVSRAVAGQRVAANLTGVAKEKLHRGQMLSARGACEETLCCDALITLLRDAPPLKHGVRVRLHIGTAEVIARVALGSSMDEIGSGETGAVQLRCESPIACAKGDRFVLRRYSPGITIGGGQIVLPIAPRRKRAQIESEAFADALSASPEEAVLAALDSSASGLDFVQIGRLCGLQPAEARDIVERLGASGRVITLGERILTLRGWEALKEALVRPIRTYHASHTTTPMMPKATWAAATPIQDDPKALDAALARLSDDGLVVSSGAGVRLADFHVQVSEKQQALVDRVVKLLLDASFRVPTVSELPRVAGLPEPAINEVLRLARNLGRVVKVSDDLYYPVETVEEIKRLVREKVGCTGGLTVAAFRDLTQTSRKYAVPLVEYLDSIHFTRRVGDDRVLAD